The nucleotide window AAATCGACCCGCAATATGCCGACGCGCTTGAGCATGCCGCCAGTAATGGCGTTGAGGTGCACGCGTGGGGGGGCGAGGTCTCTCCTGGCGGTTTGAAGCTGGTTAAACCGGCTGAAATTATTTTTTAAAAAGGTTCGTCACTTCGGCTTCTATCGATAAGGCTGATTTATGCGTGGAGCGCATTAGGTCAATAAATGGAGGGCACCATGAACCAGAGCCGCAAGAAAACCGTCATTTCTCTTCTCGTTCTCTCCGTTGTTTGTGTTGGAACCATCCTGTTCTTCCAGAAACCCAATCAACAGGTAATAGGGGCCACGCCATCAACACCGACAACCATCCAAAATGGTGAAATCATCCCGTCATCGGAGTGGGTGGATAAAGTGGCCAGCCTTGATAGGCAAGGGGATATTGAGTGGGCTAAAGCGCGTGGACGAATGATGCGCGCCCTGATCCGGTCGAATCCAGAACAGGCCATCCTCGAAGCCTTGACGCTTTCCGAATGGAGCGCACTCCCGCCGGAAGTTCAGGCTCACGTTGAGCAACCCTTCAGTAGCATCGTCAATGTGGAGGTCATGGTTGCATGTGGTGCTGAAAGCAGCGAAACATCCATTTCCACCGAACTTCCAACCCTTGGAAACATGGAAACCTATGTTTACGGCCACCGAAAGGAGATGGGCTCGAAAAACAGCATACCTGTTCAGGGTATCCGGGTTGGAAAGGTTGGCGCTTTGCGAGAAGAAATATTCCAACCCCTGGAAAAACAGGATGAGCTGGCTGCACTGGAACTATACCCGGTAGTGACTGAAAAACCGGGCGGCCATGCGGTCGCCGCACTGGCCGGCGGAAAACTCTTCTACTTCAAGAGCCGTGCGGAACTCGAGGAGGCAAATACCCGCCTCGCGAATCTTGATAAATTGCCGTGCCCAGAGAGCGGGTCCGGCGCGCTTTTCCAGGATTTGGAAGCGGCTATGATTGGTGGTGAAATCGATTTCCAGGCGTTGGAAGAAATCGTAATGAAGGCGACCGCTGCTTGGACGGGAACGCCGCGCGATATGTATGTGGTCATGGTGGATTTCCCCGACAACACCGGACAGCCGGCCGACCCGGTTACGTTCTCCAATTCGCTGAACACGACGGTGTCGCAGCAGATTTGGGATATGTCATATGAAAAAACCCATATTGTGGCGACAGTGAATGCCAACACCTATCGAATGCCGAACGTGAGCAGCTATTATACAAACAAAACGGCCACTCTTTTTACCGATGCTAGGGACCTTGCCATAGCAGGCGGCGCGGATCTATCTTCCTATGAAACGATCTGTGTGCTCTTCAAGAAAATTGACAGCATTTGGTGGGCGGGGCTGGCCAGCATTAATGGTGAACGGCTATGGCTGAACGGTACGACTAACACGGATGTCGTGATTCACGAACTGGGGCATAACTATGGATCCTATCACGCCTCCTTCTGGGAAGTGTCAGGTTTTGATCCCGTCGATCCCTCCGGCACACCTTATGAGTATGGCGATTTCATGGATATCATGGGCGGGGGCGATGCGCCGGAAGGCCACTTCAATGCGTGGCATAAAAATAGGATCAGTTGGTTCGATGCCGACAACTGGCAGTCGGTTTCCAACTCAGGCACCTATCGGGTTTATCGCTCCGACCATCGCCAGACCACCGGGCTGGTGCGCGGGTTGGAAATTGATAAGGGTGCCGGTGATTATTATTGGGTCGGGATTCGGCAGGAATACGCCGACTACGAAACCTTCAGCCGCGGCGCCTATCTGCTCTGGAAGAAATCGGGCGACAGCCGCTCGTACCTGCTCGACACCAGCCCACAGTCGGTCGGAGGCGTATTAGATGGCGGGTTGGCGCTGGGGCAGACCTATTCCGATGCAGCTGCCGGAGTGCACATCACAGCTGTAGATCGCGGTGGACCAACCCCGAACGAGTGGTTGGATGTTGCGGTGAATCTCGGAACCTTCCCCGGCAATACGGTTCCGACCGCCTCGCTCAGTGCTCCATCAAATATTGCCGTGCAAACCAGTACCCTGCTATCGGTATCCGCTTCCGATGCCGATGGCGATGAGCTGGCTTACTATTGGGACACCGGGGACGGACTCGTGAAACCCAATGCTGCTTCTATTTCAGCGGCCTGGCTGTCTGGAGGAACCAATACCATCAGTTGTGTGGTGTCTGATATGAAGGGCGGAACCAATCGTGTTTCCCAAACCGTCGTAGTTTCAAGTCCTCTTGAAAGTTGGACTAAACGCACCACCGGGACGACTGCGCAACTTAATGATATTGCCTACGGGAACGGGCGTCTGGTCGCCGTTGGGCGTGACTGGAAGATTGTTTATTCCGATGATGGGGTAAACTGGACTGTATTCACGTTTGGCTATCCCTATGCCCCCTATTTTGAAGGCGTAGTATTTGATGGTTCTCTATTCGTTGCGGTTGGGCTCGATTATGATGGCGCGGCCTGGGGAGCAGGAATCTACACATCGACCGATGGTGCAAGCTGGACGAGAAGATACACCGGCGGTTCGGCGCTGAATGATGTGGCTTTTGGAAATGGATCCTATGTTGCTGTTGGCGGAAGCGGAACAATTCTTCGTTCAACCGATGGGCTTAGCTGGAGTCCGGTGACGTCTGGAACAACAACCGATTTGCGCGCGGTCGGCTATGGCGAAGGAACCTTTGTTGCGGTTGGCGATGCGGGAAACCTGACCCCGCATGTGGTACTGACCTCTACCGACGGGTCTTCCTGGTCGGATCAAAGCGCAGGTGTACAAATGTATGCCGGAAACTGGTTGTTTGCCGTGGAGTATTGCAACGACCGTTTTCTTGCCGGCGGTTGGAATTCGGAAATTTTCGGCTCAACCAATCAGGGCAGTTCATTTGATTATTACCTTTCCGGGGCGCTCGATCTGGAGAGCTTTGCCTTTGGAAATGGAAATTATTTCGCGGCCGGAAGGGATATCGGCAATTCGTACGCGGATATTAATCTGGTCTCGGTGGATGGTGAAAACTGGGTCGCATTGGCAACGCCGGACCAGGATGACCGCAATGCGGCGATCTATTATAACGGCACATTCATTACGGTCGGGGACAATGGATCAATCTGGCAGTCCGATAGCGTGGGTTCCATTGATCCGGGATTTGCCATGTGGCAGCTGGAAAACGGCGCGGTGCTGGGGCTGAACCGCGACCCTCTCGACGACGCCGACTTCGACGGCCACTTGAACCTGGCTGAATATGCGATGGGAACCGGTGCTGCCGATGCGGGGTCGAAGCCTGCTTCGGTCATGTTGAACTCCGGAACCTATTTTCAGGTTTCATACGAACGCGATGGTATGAAGTCGGACATCGACTACGTGGTGGAACGCGGCGTCAACCTGGTTTCCAACGAGTGGAACTCGGCGGGTACTTTGGTGTTGGTAGACAATGAGACCAATCTCACCGCTCGATCCACCTACACGATGTCCTCGCAGACGAACGAGTTCATGCGGCTGAAGCTTGAGCTGAAGTAATCGGGAATCGGCATGGAAAAGCAGCGTGTGGAAAGAGGGAGGAGAACCACACGCTGCCCAGGTGAAACCCAAACCGAGGTTTCGGTTCCAGTAAACGCCGGTAGGTGGTTTCTGTATAGAAAAAAGTGTGGGAACCCATCGTTTAAACAACAGGATTGATTAGCAGGAAAAACGGATGAAAACGGCCAAGGAATGGATCGGGGAATTGGGGTTGGCGCCGCATCCTGAAGGCGGGTGGTATCGGCGCGTCTATGAATCGGAGCTGAGGCTCGAAGGGGATTGCCCGGCCATGACGTCGATCCACTACCTGCTCGAAGGGGACGACTTTTCGGCCTTGCATCGGTTGAAGTCGGACGAGCAGTGGAATTTTTATGCCGGGGATCCGATCACGATTCATGAGATTGATCCCGATGGGGAATATTGTTCCACCGTCTTGGGGAATGGCCAGTTCCAGCACGTGGTCGCGGCCGGCCATTGGTTTGGTGCAACGGTGGAGGGTGACTATGCGCTTGTTGGATGCACGGTCGTTCCTGGCTTTGATTTCACTGAGTTTGAGATGCCGTCAAGGGATGTATTATTGGCGAAATTTCCCAATCAACATGAGTTGATTGTGCGTTTATCTCGTTGAAATCGAGTAATTTATATCGATCAAACCTGTTTGACAGACTTCATTCGCCCTCTAAAATCACATAACAGAAGCGAAAGGAGCATTCATATGCCATTTGATCAAACCAAAGACGTACTCAACCATGCCCGGAAGTTCCATCATAGGCTCAGCGAGTTTTATGAAGATCTAAAGGACTCCGCCGATATGGAGCGGACAAGGGCACTGCTCGATTATCTGAGTCGGCATGAGCAATATCTCGAGGATTGCCTTGAGGAGTTTCAGCAGGATGTCGATAAAAACGTACTGGATTCCTATTTCCAATATGGATCCGATGCATCGAAACTCAGTGGGATCAGCGACTTTGAAATCAAGGACGATATGGAGATTGAAGATGTGGTGGCCGCCGCGATGCACTTTGATGCCTGCCTGATCAAATTTTATCGGGAAATTGCGCAGAAGGCCCACACCGCCAAGGTACGGGAAGTGTTCGAGAATCTGCTCGTGATGGAAGAACACGAGCAGATCGAGCTCAGCAAAACCACGTTGGAGCTTGGTTTGGTGGAAACCGGCCATCGGGAATAGGTTCCATCTGGCGAAAACTTCGCTACACTGCGCGACATGATTTACCAATTCGAAGACCGCGAACCTGTCCTGCCGGAAGAATACTATGTCGCCGATAACGCCAGCGTGATCGGCGATGTTGTTTTGGGCGAGCAATCGAGCATTTGGTTCGGTGCCGTCCTGCGCGGCGACATTGAGCCTATCATCGTTGGCGCCCGCTCCAATATTCAGGACAACTCGGTGGCCCATACCGGCAAAGGGGCGCCCACGGTTCTGGGCGACGACGTTACGGTTGGCCACAAGGTCACCCTGCATGGATGCACGGTTGGCAACAACTGCCTCATCGGCATGGGCGCCATCCTGCTCGACGGTTGCGAGATTGGCGACAACTGCATCATCGGTGCCGGATCGATTGTGGCCCAGGGACGCAAGATACCCGCCGGATCGCTCGCGGTCGGCAGCCCCGCCCGGGTGATCCGCAAGCTTTCGGAAGAGGCCATTGCCGATATCCGGCACTATGCCGAGCGCTATGTTGATAAAATGAAGCGCTACCGCGCAGGTGCACTGAAAGCGATCTGATGCCATGTTGAAAAAATTTCGTTCCATGGTGGAAGCCCTTAAGAGTCCGGCGCAGCAGATCGATCCATCCCGGTTCAACGATTCCGTTGCCGAGCGCACGCGCTGGGTGCCCATGAAGCAGGGCGGTGCGAGTTTCCGGACGCACCGGCTGGTGCAGCAGGATCTCAACCGCATGGTCTTCCGGCCCACGTTTGGCGTGCTGCTGTTTGCGTTGCTGTTCCTGGGCATGGGGTTGGGTGCGCTGTGGTTTGCTGTTGCCGGCCTGGTGAGTGATGCGGGGGCGATGAAGCTGGGACTGCTCATTCCCTTGGTGGTCGGGGCGCTCTTTTCGGCAGCGGGCACCTATATGGTGCTGAATTTTTCCACGCCGATTGTTTTCGACCGGCGGGCCGGCTATTTCTGGAAAGGCCGGAAAAACCCTGCGGAGGTCATCAATTCCGATGAGCTGAAATGCTGTACCAAGCTCCACGATGTCCACGCCCTCCAGCTCATTTCCGAGTTTTGCTCTGGTGACAACAGCTCTTATTTTAGCCACGAGCTGAACCTCGTGCTGGGGTCGGGGGAGCGGGTCAATGTGTTCGACCACGGCAACCAGGAAAAGGCGTTCGAAGATGCCCAAAGACTGGCAGAGTTTTTAGGAATCCCGCTATGGGACGTCTCGGAGGGTTGATTCTCTTTTTTCGCCCGTATTTGGCCGGTGTTTAAAATTGTGCCGTTAGCCGGTCAGGTTGCCGGTTTGGGGCGGATTGCTCTTCTCGGGGCGATTTTGTCCGTTTTTCGCGATTTTAGGGTGAAATAAGTCCCTTCTGCTGTTGCCCTGTATTTGGCCCGTCTGTTATGGTTTCCCGATTAATTCCACTGAAAGGAAAAGGACAGCTATGTCTGAAGAACGAAACGATCCGAATGCTGATGAATCAACGAAAAAACGCGCCGCCAACAACCCCGATTCCGCAGGCTACGGCGCCGACCACATTTCCGTTCTGGAGGGCATGGATGCCGTCCGGAAACGCCCGGCCATGTATATTGGCGACACCGGTTGCAGAGGCTTCCACCACTGTGTATACGAAGTGGTCGACAACTCCATCGACGAAGCGCTCGCGGGCTACTGCTCCAACGTCGAGGTCTGCATCAACGAAGACGGCTCGCTGAGCGTCGTCGACGACGGCCGCGGCATCCCGGTCGACATGCATCCGACCGAAGGCAAGCCGGCGGTAACGGTCGTGCTGACCGTTCTCCACGCGGGCGGCAAGTTCGATTCCGACACCTACAAGGTGTCCGGCGGCCTCCATGGCGTCGGGGTTTCATGCGTGAACGCGCTGTCCGAATGGCTCGAAGTCGAGGTCAAGCGCAACGGCCAGATCTATCACCAGCGCTTTGAGCGCGGCGTGGAAGTCAGCGAACTCGTCACCATCGGAAAAACCACCGAAACCGGCACGAAGGTCACCTTCATGCCGGACATGACCATCTTCACCCATGAAGGCGGGTTCCAGTGGGACATCCTCGCCGCCCGCCTGCGCGAGCTGGCCTTCCTCAACCGCGGCGCGAAGATTATCCTGAAGGAAGAGTCCACCGGGCGCGACGAAACCTTCAAGTATGACGGCGGAATCCTGGAGTTTGTCCAGCACCTCAACCGCAACAAGTCGCCGATGCACCCGGATGTGATCTACTTCGAGCGCGAGAAGGACGACGTCGTCGTGGAAATCGCGATGCAGTATTCCGATGCGTTCAACGAAACCATCTTCACCTTCGCCAACAACATCAACACCATCGAAGGCGGCACCCACCTTTCCGGCCTCCGCTCCGCGCTGACCCGCACGGTCAATGCCTATGCGAAAACCAACAAGCTCATCAAGGACGACAAGCAGGCCATGGGCGGCGACGATATCCGCGAGGGCATCACCGCCGTCCTCAGCGTCAAGATCCCCGACCCGCAGTTCGAGGGGCAAACGAAAACCAAGCTCGGCAACGGCGAGGTGGAAGGCATTGTCCAGCAGATCGTCAACGACGAGCTCGGCACCTACTTCGAAGAAAACCCGACCGTCGCCCGCACCATCATCGACAAGGCCGTTGTGGCCGCCCGCGCGCGCCTCGCCGCCCGCAAGGCGCGCGACCTCGCCCGGCGCAAGGGCGCACTCGAAAGCGGCGGGCTGCCCGGCAAGCTGGCCGACTGCTCCAGCCGCGATCCGGCCCGCACCGAACTCTTCATTGTGGAAGGGGACTCTGCGGGGGGATCCGCAAAGCAGGGCCGTGAACGCGAGTTCCAGGCCATTCTCCCGGTCAAAGGCAAGGTGATCAACGTACAGAAGGCCCGCCTCGACAAGGTGCTGGCCAACGACGAGATCCGCACCATGATCACCGCCATTGGAACCGGTATCGGGATCGATGACTTCGACATCGCAAAGGCGCGCTACCACAAGATCGTCATCATGACCGACGCCGACGTCGACGGCGCGCACATCCGCACGCTGCTGCTGACCTTCTTCTACCGGCAGATGCCGCAGCTGATCGAGCACGGCTATGTCTACATTGCCCAGCCGCCGCTCTATAAGGTGACGCGCCGCAAACGCGAGGAATATGTCGAGTCCGACGCCCACCTGACGCAGATCCTGCTCGACCTTGGCGCCGACGGCATGTTGCTGAAAAAACTCGACGACGAGCTCCTGCTCGACACGAAGGGCCTGCGCGAGCTGCTCGATAGCATTGTTGAAATCGAGGGGATCGAAGACAAGCTTCGCCGCCGCGGCATTTCGCTGAAGGGTTATCTGGCCCAGCGCGATCCCGAAACCGGCGCCTTCCCGCTCTACTGCGTCTACATGAACAAGCTGGGCGAGGATCTCGATATCCGCTTTGCCCTCGACGACCATGGCCTGAAGGCCCTCTTTGCCGAGGTTGAGGAAGCCATGGCGGCCGCGGCCCCCGAGGTTGAAGAGGAGGTGGTTGAGGACGTGGCCGGGGTTGACGGCGAAGAGCCCGTTGCCGAAGCCGCCCCGGCCCCGGTGGTCCGCTACAAGGAACTCTTCTTCTCCCGCAAGCTCAGGGAAGTGGTTGAAAAGCTCGAAGAAGGCGGCTTTGCCTTCGACCAGTTGCTGGGCTCCGGCGTGCCGCAATTCCACCTCGACGACAAAGGCGCCAAGACGGCCGTGAACTCGCTCATGGAGCTGGCGCAGGCCGTCCGTGTTGCCGGGCGCAAGGGCATGACCATCCAACGCTATAAAGGTTTGGGGGAAATGAATCCGAAGCAGCTGTGGGAAACCACGCTCGATCCCGAGTTCCGCCGCATGACCAAGGTCGTGCTCGAGGACGCCGTCAAGGCCGACGAAATGTTCACCATCCTGATGGGCGACGAGGTTGAACCCCGCCGCGAGTTCATTCAGGAAAACGCCCTGAACGTAACCAACCTGGACATCTAAATTTTCGGAAGGCCGAAGACATGAAAGTGGAACTTGCAAAGGATAAAGACGGATATACCGCGAAGATCGCCGGCTACAAGCATTTGGTTGCATTCGGCTACACGAAGCTCGAGGCGCTCGACGAGCTCACCGGGGTGGTCGAACTCGAACTCGATTCCCAGAAGGAAATCAGCCAGATCGAAAAAAAGATTGCAGAGTATGTCCGCAAGCTGGAGCAAGACGACTAGGCCGCGCCTGAAACGGATTTAAAAACACGAAAGCCCTATTATGGAAAACACGAACGAACGTATCGACCTGATTAATATTGAAGACGAGATGCAGCGTGCATACATCGACTATTCGATGTCGGTGATTGTCGGCCGCGCCTTGCCGGACGTGCGCGACGGCATGAAGCCGGGCAACCGCCGCATCCTCTACGCCATGAAGGAACGTGGCTGGACGCACAACAAGGCCTATGTGAAGTGCGCCAAGGTGGTCGGTGAAGTGATCGGTAACTACCACCCGCACGGCGACACCGCGGTCTACGACACGATGGTGCGCATGGCGCAGGATTTCGCGATGCGCGGCATGCTCATCGATGGCCAGGGTAACTTTGGTTCGATCGACGGCGACCGCGCGGCCGCCTATCGTTACACCGAGTGCCGCCTGCGCCCGCTGGCCGAGGAGATGCTCGCCGATATCGACAAGGAAACCGTCGATATGCGCCCGAACTTCGACGAATCGCTGATGGAGCCTTCGGTGCTTCCCGCCCGCGTTCCGAACCTGCTGGTGAACGGCTCGACCGGCATCGCGGTCGGTATGGCCACCAACATTCCGCCGCACAACCTCGGCGAGGTGATCGACGGCACCATCCTGCTGATCGACAATCCCGAAGCGACGATCGACGAGCTGCACGAGCTGATCAAGGGGCCGGACTTCCCGACCGGCGGCACCGTCTACGGCCTCAACGCCGTGCGCGAGTTCTACACCACCGGCCGCGGCAAGATCAAGGTGCGCGGCAAGGCCGACATCGAAGAGGATGACAACGGCAAGGCCCGCATCATCATCACCGAGATCCCGTATGCGCTGAACAAGACGCTGTTGATCCAGAAAATGGTTCACCTCGTTCGCGACAAGAAGCTCGAAGGCATCTCCGACATCCGCGATGAGTCCGGCAAGGAGGGCATCCGCCTCGTCATCGAGCTCAAGCGCAACGCCGTGCCGAACGTGCTGCTCAACAACATTTTCAAGCACACGCAGATGGAGTCGACCTTCGGCGGCATCATGCTGGCGATCGACAAGGGCAAGCCCCGCGTCCTGAACCTGAAGGAAACCCTCCAGTGCTTCATCGACCACCGTTTCGATGTCATCACCCGCCGTACCGAGTTCGACCTTAAAAAGGCCAAAGCCCGGGCGCACATTCTCGAAGGCTACCTGCTCGCCATGGATAACATGGATGAAGTGGTTCGCATTATTCGCGATTCCAAAAACCGTGAAGAAGCCCAAGAACGCCTGATGACCAAGTTCGGGTTCTCCGAAATCCAGGCCAAGGCCATTCTTGAAATGCGCCTCTACCAGCTGACCGGGCTGGAGCGCGACAAGGTCGAGGCCGAATACGCCGAGCTGATGGAACTCATCAAATATCTCGAAGACCTGCTGGCGCACCCCGAAAAAATCTTTGACGTCATCAAGGAAGACCTCGAGCAGATCCGCGCCAAGTATGGCGAAGTCCGCCGCACCGATCTTTCGATCGACGAAGGCGAAATCGACATTGAAGACCTCATTGCCGACGAGCCGTGCGTGATCACGCTTTCCAACACCGGCTACATCAAGCGCGTCCCGACCGATACCTACCGCCAGCAGCGCCGCGGCGGCAAGGGCGTGGTTGGCATGAGCACAAAGGACGAGGACTTCGTGGAGCATATCTTCTCGGCCTCGACCCACGACTACCTGCTCTGCTTCACCGAAGCCGGCCGCATGTATTGGCTCAAGGCCTACTATGTTCCGGAAGGCACCCGCCAGAGCCGCGGCCGTTCGCTGGCCAATGTGTTGCAGATGGCGCAGGACGAAAAGCTCGCCGCCATCCTCTGCGTGCGCGAGCTCGACGACCATGCCCACAACCTGATCATGGCCACCCGCAAGGGCATCATTAAGAAGACCGTGCTGGCCGCCTACAAGAACGTCCGCGTTGCCGGCGTGAAAGCCATCAACATCGACGAGGATGACTCGCTGATCGGCGTTCAGCTGACCAACGGCAACGACCAGATCATCCTCAGCATGAAGAACGGCAAGGCGATCCGCTTCAACGAAACCGATGCCCGGCCGCTCGGCCGTGTTTCGCGCGGCGTGAAAGGCGTAACCCTGACCGGCGACGACGAAGTAGTCACCATCGAAATCGTCGACACCGAGTCGACCATGATGGCCATCACCGAAAACGGCTACGGCAAACGCACGAGCTTCGAGGAATACCGCACGCAGTCCCGCGGCGGCAAGGGCATCATCAGCATCCAGACGACGGAGCGCAACGGCAAGGTGGTCAGCGCCCACGCCGTCACCGAGGAGCATCGCCTGATGCTCATCTCCGAAGGCGGGCAGATGATCTGTATCGGCGCCAACGACCTGCGCGTGATTGGCCGCAACACCCAGGGCGTCCGCCTCTTCAACCTCAAGGAAGGCGACAAGCTGGTCTCCGCCGCCGTCCTCGATCCGGAAGAGGACGTTCCGGAAACCGAGGCCGCTGAAGGAGCCGAAGGCGAAGCCCCGGTTGAAGGTGCTGAAGCGGAAGCTCCGGCTGCAGAGTCTGCGCCGGAAGCCGATACTGCACCGGAAGAGCCTGCGGGAGAATAATTCCAAATCTCGACAGGGGTTGATGGCCACGAAAAGGC belongs to Pontiella desulfatans and includes:
- a CDS encoding PKD domain-containing protein, yielding MNQSRKKTVISLLVLSVVCVGTILFFQKPNQQVIGATPSTPTTIQNGEIIPSSEWVDKVASLDRQGDIEWAKARGRMMRALIRSNPEQAILEALTLSEWSALPPEVQAHVEQPFSSIVNVEVMVACGAESSETSISTELPTLGNMETYVYGHRKEMGSKNSIPVQGIRVGKVGALREEIFQPLEKQDELAALELYPVVTEKPGGHAVAALAGGKLFYFKSRAELEEANTRLANLDKLPCPESGSGALFQDLEAAMIGGEIDFQALEEIVMKATAAWTGTPRDMYVVMVDFPDNTGQPADPVTFSNSLNTTVSQQIWDMSYEKTHIVATVNANTYRMPNVSSYYTNKTATLFTDARDLAIAGGADLSSYETICVLFKKIDSIWWAGLASINGERLWLNGTTNTDVVIHELGHNYGSYHASFWEVSGFDPVDPSGTPYEYGDFMDIMGGGDAPEGHFNAWHKNRISWFDADNWQSVSNSGTYRVYRSDHRQTTGLVRGLEIDKGAGDYYWVGIRQEYADYETFSRGAYLLWKKSGDSRSYLLDTSPQSVGGVLDGGLALGQTYSDAAAGVHITAVDRGGPTPNEWLDVAVNLGTFPGNTVPTASLSAPSNIAVQTSTLLSVSASDADGDELAYYWDTGDGLVKPNAASISAAWLSGGTNTISCVVSDMKGGTNRVSQTVVVSSPLESWTKRTTGTTAQLNDIAYGNGRLVAVGRDWKIVYSDDGVNWTVFTFGYPYAPYFEGVVFDGSLFVAVGLDYDGAAWGAGIYTSTDGASWTRRYTGGSALNDVAFGNGSYVAVGGSGTILRSTDGLSWSPVTSGTTTDLRAVGYGEGTFVAVGDAGNLTPHVVLTSTDGSSWSDQSAGVQMYAGNWLFAVEYCNDRFLAGGWNSEIFGSTNQGSSFDYYLSGALDLESFAFGNGNYFAAGRDIGNSYADINLVSVDGENWVALATPDQDDRNAAIYYNGTFITVGDNGSIWQSDSVGSIDPGFAMWQLENGAVLGLNRDPLDDADFDGHLNLAEYAMGTGAADAGSKPASVMLNSGTYFQVSYERDGMKSDIDYVVERGVNLVSNEWNSAGTLVLVDNETNLTARSTYTMSSQTNEFMRLKLELK
- a CDS encoding cupin domain-containing protein, encoding MKTAKEWIGELGLAPHPEGGWYRRVYESELRLEGDCPAMTSIHYLLEGDDFSALHRLKSDEQWNFYAGDPITIHEIDPDGEYCSTVLGNGQFQHVVAAGHWFGATVEGDYALVGCTVVPGFDFTEFEMPSRDVLLAKFPNQHELIVRLSR
- a CDS encoding ferritin family protein; translation: MPFDQTKDVLNHARKFHHRLSEFYEDLKDSADMERTRALLDYLSRHEQYLEDCLEEFQQDVDKNVLDSYFQYGSDASKLSGISDFEIKDDMEIEDVVAAAMHFDACLIKFYREIAQKAHTAKVREVFENLLVMEEHEQIELSKTTLELGLVETGHRE
- a CDS encoding gamma carbonic anhydrase family protein gives rise to the protein MIYQFEDREPVLPEEYYVADNASVIGDVVLGEQSSIWFGAVLRGDIEPIIVGARSNIQDNSVAHTGKGAPTVLGDDVTVGHKVTLHGCTVGNNCLIGMGAILLDGCEIGDNCIIGAGSIVAQGRKIPAGSLAVGSPARVIRKLSEEAIADIRHYAERYVDKMKRYRAGALKAI
- the gyrB gene encoding DNA topoisomerase (ATP-hydrolyzing) subunit B, with translation MSEERNDPNADESTKKRAANNPDSAGYGADHISVLEGMDAVRKRPAMYIGDTGCRGFHHCVYEVVDNSIDEALAGYCSNVEVCINEDGSLSVVDDGRGIPVDMHPTEGKPAVTVVLTVLHAGGKFDSDTYKVSGGLHGVGVSCVNALSEWLEVEVKRNGQIYHQRFERGVEVSELVTIGKTTETGTKVTFMPDMTIFTHEGGFQWDILAARLRELAFLNRGAKIILKEESTGRDETFKYDGGILEFVQHLNRNKSPMHPDVIYFEREKDDVVVEIAMQYSDAFNETIFTFANNINTIEGGTHLSGLRSALTRTVNAYAKTNKLIKDDKQAMGGDDIREGITAVLSVKIPDPQFEGQTKTKLGNGEVEGIVQQIVNDELGTYFEENPTVARTIIDKAVVAARARLAARKARDLARRKGALESGGLPGKLADCSSRDPARTELFIVEGDSAGGSAKQGREREFQAILPVKGKVINVQKARLDKVLANDEIRTMITAIGTGIGIDDFDIAKARYHKIVIMTDADVDGAHIRTLLLTFFYRQMPQLIEHGYVYIAQPPLYKVTRRKREEYVESDAHLTQILLDLGADGMLLKKLDDELLLDTKGLRELLDSIVEIEGIEDKLRRRGISLKGYLAQRDPETGAFPLYCVYMNKLGEDLDIRFALDDHGLKALFAEVEEAMAAAAPEVEEEVVEDVAGVDGEEPVAEAAPAPVVRYKELFFSRKLREVVEKLEEGGFAFDQLLGSGVPQFHLDDKGAKTAVNSLMELAQAVRVAGRKGMTIQRYKGLGEMNPKQLWETTLDPEFRRMTKVVLEDAVKADEMFTILMGDEVEPRREFIQENALNVTNLDI
- the gyrA gene encoding DNA gyrase subunit A, encoding MENTNERIDLINIEDEMQRAYIDYSMSVIVGRALPDVRDGMKPGNRRILYAMKERGWTHNKAYVKCAKVVGEVIGNYHPHGDTAVYDTMVRMAQDFAMRGMLIDGQGNFGSIDGDRAAAYRYTECRLRPLAEEMLADIDKETVDMRPNFDESLMEPSVLPARVPNLLVNGSTGIAVGMATNIPPHNLGEVIDGTILLIDNPEATIDELHELIKGPDFPTGGTVYGLNAVREFYTTGRGKIKVRGKADIEEDDNGKARIIITEIPYALNKTLLIQKMVHLVRDKKLEGISDIRDESGKEGIRLVIELKRNAVPNVLLNNIFKHTQMESTFGGIMLAIDKGKPRVLNLKETLQCFIDHRFDVITRRTEFDLKKAKARAHILEGYLLAMDNMDEVVRIIRDSKNREEAQERLMTKFGFSEIQAKAILEMRLYQLTGLERDKVEAEYAELMELIKYLEDLLAHPEKIFDVIKEDLEQIRAKYGEVRRTDLSIDEGEIDIEDLIADEPCVITLSNTGYIKRVPTDTYRQQRRGGKGVVGMSTKDEDFVEHIFSASTHDYLLCFTEAGRMYWLKAYYVPEGTRQSRGRSLANVLQMAQDEKLAAILCVRELDDHAHNLIMATRKGIIKKTVLAAYKNVRVAGVKAINIDEDDSLIGVQLTNGNDQIILSMKNGKAIRFNETDARPLGRVSRGVKGVTLTGDDEVVTIEIVDTESTMMAITENGYGKRTSFEEYRTQSRGGKGIISIQTTERNGKVVSAHAVTEEHRLMLISEGGQMICIGANDLRVIGRNTQGVRLFNLKEGDKLVSAAVLDPEEDVPETEAAEGAEGEAPVEGAEAEAPAAESAPEADTAPEEPAGE